Proteins co-encoded in one Siniperca chuatsi isolate FFG_IHB_CAS linkage group LG11, ASM2008510v1, whole genome shotgun sequence genomic window:
- the lrrfip2 gene encoding leucine-rich repeat flightless-interacting protein 2 isoform X18 yields MGTQGSGRKRAPLKDRFSAEDEALSSIAREAEARLAAKRAARAEARDIRMRELERQQKELSYRSSSGSNRKWGQIHQWMADTEKARSSSSSRSSSHHRRGLDDDVMSVRSYRSTSSAMRDLGSRSSSRRKDALDGLSTSSTLKTSRSTSSVYNDLHGYKKASSSKKDLLTGLYHDQRNYTSLTKTKAPPLPSTSTYQPRSSSDDDTVSSVSQERFSRGRRDSASSDFSDISESAADYFSRSNRRGSIVSDLDDLSIPDLDALDEKCDKQYSDYSRPSSRCATPGLSAATLATLGGTSSRRGSADTGSIYEPDTSLSELRDIYELKDQIQDVEGRYMQGLKELKESLAEVEEKYKKAMVSNAQLDNDKGNLIYQVDTLKDVIEEMEEQMAEMKRELEEKSKELERQKHTCTVLQHKQEELKEGIRQRDELIEESQRMQTKLDDLTREVFDLQETINWKDKKIGALERQKEYFDCIRNERDELRDELADIKGKAKAVETHGLVIIPDGTPNGDVNHEPQSSGITVVSQEAAQVLESAGEGPLDVRLRKLAEEKDELLAQIRKLKNQLEEERQKHSKMDSAYTDGEKMENGTDLHFIEMQRDANRQISEYKFKLSKAEQEMGTMEQNIARLEGQVSRYKASADNSEKVEDELKAEKRKLQRELRTALDKIEEMEMTNNHLVKRLEKMKANRNALLSQQ; encoded by the exons GCAGAGGCGAGGCTGGCAGCGAAGAGGGCGGCTCGAGCAGAGGCCAGGGATATTCGAATGAGGGAACTTGAACGGCAGCAGAAAGAG CTTTCTTACCGCTCATCCAGTGGTAGCAACAGAAAATGGGGTCAGATCCACCAGTGGATG GCTGATACAGAAAAGGCCAGATCCTCTAGTAGTAGTAGATCTAGCAGCCATCATCGCCGG GGGCTGGATGATGATGTCATGTCAGTCCGCAGCTACAGG tcaaCCTCATCAGCAATGCGTGACTTGGGGAGTCGATCCAGTTCCCGTAGAAAAGATGCCTTG GATGGCCTCTCCACTAGCTCCACCCTCAAGACTTCCCGATCCACT AGTTCTGTGTACAATGACCTGCATGGCTATAAAAAGGCCAGCTCCTCGAAGAAGGACCTGCTG ACTGGACTGTACCATGATCAAAGGAACTACACCAGCCTAACGAAGACCAAAGCACCGCCTCTTCCTTCCACTTCCACCTATCAGCCTCGG TCTTCCTCAGATGATGACACTGTCAGCAGCGTGTCCCAGGAGCGCTTCAGCAGAGGCCGCAGGGATAGTGCG TCGTCTGACTTCTCGGACATTAGCGAGTCGGCTGCTGATTATTTCAGCCGCTCCAACCGAAGAGGCAGTATTGTGTCTGACCTTGATGATTTGAGCATTCCAGATCTGGACGCT ctGGATGAAAAATGTGACAAGCAGTATTCAGATTATAGTCGG CCATCTTCCCGCTGTGCCACCCCAGGCCTCTCAGCAGCCACATTGGCAACACTGGGTGGCACCTCATCACGACGGGGCAGCGCAGACACTGGTAGCATCTATGAGCCCGACACCAGCCTGAGTGAACTTAGG GATATCTATGAACTAAAGGACCAGATTCAGGATGTAGAAGGGCGATACATGCAAGGGCTTAAAGAGCTGAAG GAGTCACTtgcagaggtggaggagaagtATAAGAAAGCCATGGTGTCGAACGCACAGCTGGACAATGACAAAGGCAACCTCATCTATCAAGTGGACACACTAAAGGATGTCATAGAGGAGATGGAGGAACAAATGGCTGAGATGAAGAGGGAGCTGGAAGAAAAGTCAAAG GAACTAGAAAGACAAAAGCACACATGTACAGTCCTGCAGCATAAACAAGAAGAACTGAAAGAGGGAATCCGCCAGAGAGATGAGCTTATAGAG GAGAGCCAGCGAATGCAGACTAAGTTAGATGACCTCACCAGAGAGGTGTTTGACCTGCAGGAAACGATAAACTGGAAGGACAAAAAGATTGGG GCCctagagagacagaaagagtacTTTGATTGCATTAGGAATGAGAGGGATGAGCTCAGAGATGAGCTCGCTGACATCAAGGGGAAGGCCAAAGCAGTAGAG ACACATGGGCTCGTCATCATCCCAGACGGCACACCAAATGGAGATGTCAACCATGAGCCTCAGTCCTCAGGGATCACTGTGGTCTCCCAGGAGGCCGCTCAGGTGCTGGAGTCTGCAGGAGAGGGCCCGCTGG ATGTCAGGCTACGGAAGTTGGCAGAGGAGAAAGATGAACTCTTGGCTCAGATCAGGAAGCTGAAGaatcagctggaggaggagagacagaaacactcaAAGATGGACAGTGCATACACAGACGGGGAGAAGATGGAGAACGGTACAGACCTACACTTTATTGAGATGCAGA GAGATGCCAACAGACAGATTAGTGAATACAAATTCAAGCTTTCCAAGGCAGAGCAGGAAATGGGTACAATGGAACAAAAT atTGCCAGACTTGAAGGGCAAGTGTCCAGGTACAAGGCATCAGCAGACAACTCAGAGAAAGTAGAAGATGAACTTAAGGCAGAAAAACGGAAACTTCAAAGAGAG CTGCGCACAGCTCTAGATAAGATAGAGGAGATGGAGATGACCAACAACCACCTAGTAAAGCGCCTCGAGAAGATGAAGGCCAACAGGAACGCCCTTCTGTCACAGCAGTGA
- the lrrfip2 gene encoding leucine-rich repeat flightless-interacting protein 2 isoform X20 has product MGTQGSGRKRAPLKDRFSAEDEALSSIAREAEARLAAKRAARAEARDIRMRELERQQKELSYRSSSGSNRKWGQIHQWMADTEKARSSSSSRSSSHHRRGLDDDVMSVRSYRSTSSAMRDLGSRSSSRRKDALDGLSTSSTLKTSRSTSSVYNDLHGYKKASSSKKDLLTGLYHDQRNYTSLTKTKAPPLPSTSTYQPRATTSSSSTTGTGLSRSYSMASIYDDNGLYGSGYSSRAPSEYSWYSSGASSTRSSPVSSSDDDTVSSVSQERFSRGRRDSALDEKCDKQYSDYSRPSSRCATPGLSAATLATLGGTSSRRGSADTGSIYEPDTSLSELRDIYELKDQIQDVEGRYMQGLKELKESLAEVEEKYKKAMVSNAQLDNDKGNLIYQVDTLKDVIEEMEEQMAEMKRELEEKSKELERQKHTCTVLQHKQEELKEGIRQRDELIEALERQKEYFDCIRNERDELRDELADIKGKAKAVETHGLVIIPDGTPNGDVNHEPQSSGITVVSQEAAQVLESAGEGPLDVRLRKLAEEKDELLAQIRKLKNQLEEERQKHSKMDSAYTDGEKMENGTDLHFIEMQRDANRQISEYKFKLSKAEQEMGTMEQNIARLEGQVSRYKASADNSEKVEDELKAEKRKLQRELRTALDKIEEMEMTNNHLVKRLEKMKANRNALLSQQ; this is encoded by the exons GCAGAGGCGAGGCTGGCAGCGAAGAGGGCGGCTCGAGCAGAGGCCAGGGATATTCGAATGAGGGAACTTGAACGGCAGCAGAAAGAG CTTTCTTACCGCTCATCCAGTGGTAGCAACAGAAAATGGGGTCAGATCCACCAGTGGATG GCTGATACAGAAAAGGCCAGATCCTCTAGTAGTAGTAGATCTAGCAGCCATCATCGCCGG GGGCTGGATGATGATGTCATGTCAGTCCGCAGCTACAGG tcaaCCTCATCAGCAATGCGTGACTTGGGGAGTCGATCCAGTTCCCGTAGAAAAGATGCCTTG GATGGCCTCTCCACTAGCTCCACCCTCAAGACTTCCCGATCCACT AGTTCTGTGTACAATGACCTGCATGGCTATAAAAAGGCCAGCTCCTCGAAGAAGGACCTGCTG ACTGGACTGTACCATGATCAAAGGAACTACACCAGCCTAACGAAGACCAAAGCACCGCCTCTTCCTTCCACTTCCACCTATCAGCCTCGG GCCACCACTTCTTCGTCCTCCACCACTGGCACGGGGCTATCTCGCAGCTACAGCATG GCCTCTATTTACGATGACAACGGTCTTTATGGCTCGGGGTACAGTTCAAGAGCT CCCTCTGAATACAGCTGGTACTCCTCAGGAGCCAGCTCCACCCGCAGCAGCCCTGTG TCTTCCTCAGATGATGACACTGTCAGCAGCGTGTCCCAGGAGCGCTTCAGCAGAGGCCGCAGGGATAGTGCG ctGGATGAAAAATGTGACAAGCAGTATTCAGATTATAGTCGG CCATCTTCCCGCTGTGCCACCCCAGGCCTCTCAGCAGCCACATTGGCAACACTGGGTGGCACCTCATCACGACGGGGCAGCGCAGACACTGGTAGCATCTATGAGCCCGACACCAGCCTGAGTGAACTTAGG GATATCTATGAACTAAAGGACCAGATTCAGGATGTAGAAGGGCGATACATGCAAGGGCTTAAAGAGCTGAAG GAGTCACTtgcagaggtggaggagaagtATAAGAAAGCCATGGTGTCGAACGCACAGCTGGACAATGACAAAGGCAACCTCATCTATCAAGTGGACACACTAAAGGATGTCATAGAGGAGATGGAGGAACAAATGGCTGAGATGAAGAGGGAGCTGGAAGAAAAGTCAAAG GAACTAGAAAGACAAAAGCACACATGTACAGTCCTGCAGCATAAACAAGAAGAACTGAAAGAGGGAATCCGCCAGAGAGATGAGCTTATAGAG GCCctagagagacagaaagagtacTTTGATTGCATTAGGAATGAGAGGGATGAGCTCAGAGATGAGCTCGCTGACATCAAGGGGAAGGCCAAAGCAGTAGAG ACACATGGGCTCGTCATCATCCCAGACGGCACACCAAATGGAGATGTCAACCATGAGCCTCAGTCCTCAGGGATCACTGTGGTCTCCCAGGAGGCCGCTCAGGTGCTGGAGTCTGCAGGAGAGGGCCCGCTGG ATGTCAGGCTACGGAAGTTGGCAGAGGAGAAAGATGAACTCTTGGCTCAGATCAGGAAGCTGAAGaatcagctggaggaggagagacagaaacactcaAAGATGGACAGTGCATACACAGACGGGGAGAAGATGGAGAACGGTACAGACCTACACTTTATTGAGATGCAGA GAGATGCCAACAGACAGATTAGTGAATACAAATTCAAGCTTTCCAAGGCAGAGCAGGAAATGGGTACAATGGAACAAAAT atTGCCAGACTTGAAGGGCAAGTGTCCAGGTACAAGGCATCAGCAGACAACTCAGAGAAAGTAGAAGATGAACTTAAGGCAGAAAAACGGAAACTTCAAAGAGAG CTGCGCACAGCTCTAGATAAGATAGAGGAGATGGAGATGACCAACAACCACCTAGTAAAGCGCCTCGAGAAGATGAAGGCCAACAGGAACGCCCTTCTGTCACAGCAGTGA
- the lrrfip2 gene encoding leucine-rich repeat flightless-interacting protein 2 isoform X16, whose amino-acid sequence MGTQGSGRKRAPLKDRFSAEDEALSSIAREAEARLAAKRAARAEARDIRMRELERQQKELSYRSSSGSNRKWGQIHQWMADTEKARSSSSSRSSSHHRRGLDDDVMSVRSYRSTSSAMRDLGSRSSSRRKDALDGLSTSSTLKTSRSTSSVYNDLHGYKKASSSKKDLLTGLYHDQRNYTSLTKTKAPPLPSTSTYQPRATTSSSSTTGTGLSRSYSMASIYDDNGLYGSGYSSRAPSEYSWYSSGASSTRSSPVSSSDDDTVSSVSQERFSRGRRDSASSDFSDISESAADYFSRSNRRGSIVSDLDDLSIPDLDALDEKCDKQYSDYSRPSSRCATPGLSAATLATLGGTSSRRGSADTGSIYEPDTSLSELRESLAEVEEKYKKAMVSNAQLDNDKGNLIYQVDTLKDVIEEMEEQMAEMKRELEEKSKELERQKHTCTVLQHKQEELKEGIRQRDELIEALERQKEYFDCIRNERDELRDELADIKGKAKAVETHGLVIIPDGTPNGDVNHEPQSSGITVVSQEAAQVLESAGEGPLDVRLRKLAEEKDELLAQIRKLKNQLEEERQKHSKMDSAYTDGEKMENGTDLHFIEMQRDANRQISEYKFKLSKAEQEMGTMEQNIARLEGQVSRYKASADNSEKVEDELKAEKRKLQRELRTALDKIEEMEMTNNHLVKRLEKMKANRNALLSQQ is encoded by the exons GCAGAGGCGAGGCTGGCAGCGAAGAGGGCGGCTCGAGCAGAGGCCAGGGATATTCGAATGAGGGAACTTGAACGGCAGCAGAAAGAG CTTTCTTACCGCTCATCCAGTGGTAGCAACAGAAAATGGGGTCAGATCCACCAGTGGATG GCTGATACAGAAAAGGCCAGATCCTCTAGTAGTAGTAGATCTAGCAGCCATCATCGCCGG GGGCTGGATGATGATGTCATGTCAGTCCGCAGCTACAGG tcaaCCTCATCAGCAATGCGTGACTTGGGGAGTCGATCCAGTTCCCGTAGAAAAGATGCCTTG GATGGCCTCTCCACTAGCTCCACCCTCAAGACTTCCCGATCCACT AGTTCTGTGTACAATGACCTGCATGGCTATAAAAAGGCCAGCTCCTCGAAGAAGGACCTGCTG ACTGGACTGTACCATGATCAAAGGAACTACACCAGCCTAACGAAGACCAAAGCACCGCCTCTTCCTTCCACTTCCACCTATCAGCCTCGG GCCACCACTTCTTCGTCCTCCACCACTGGCACGGGGCTATCTCGCAGCTACAGCATG GCCTCTATTTACGATGACAACGGTCTTTATGGCTCGGGGTACAGTTCAAGAGCT CCCTCTGAATACAGCTGGTACTCCTCAGGAGCCAGCTCCACCCGCAGCAGCCCTGTG TCTTCCTCAGATGATGACACTGTCAGCAGCGTGTCCCAGGAGCGCTTCAGCAGAGGCCGCAGGGATAGTGCG TCGTCTGACTTCTCGGACATTAGCGAGTCGGCTGCTGATTATTTCAGCCGCTCCAACCGAAGAGGCAGTATTGTGTCTGACCTTGATGATTTGAGCATTCCAGATCTGGACGCT ctGGATGAAAAATGTGACAAGCAGTATTCAGATTATAGTCGG CCATCTTCCCGCTGTGCCACCCCAGGCCTCTCAGCAGCCACATTGGCAACACTGGGTGGCACCTCATCACGACGGGGCAGCGCAGACACTGGTAGCATCTATGAGCCCGACACCAGCCTGAGTGAACTTAGG GAGTCACTtgcagaggtggaggagaagtATAAGAAAGCCATGGTGTCGAACGCACAGCTGGACAATGACAAAGGCAACCTCATCTATCAAGTGGACACACTAAAGGATGTCATAGAGGAGATGGAGGAACAAATGGCTGAGATGAAGAGGGAGCTGGAAGAAAAGTCAAAG GAACTAGAAAGACAAAAGCACACATGTACAGTCCTGCAGCATAAACAAGAAGAACTGAAAGAGGGAATCCGCCAGAGAGATGAGCTTATAGAG GCCctagagagacagaaagagtacTTTGATTGCATTAGGAATGAGAGGGATGAGCTCAGAGATGAGCTCGCTGACATCAAGGGGAAGGCCAAAGCAGTAGAG ACACATGGGCTCGTCATCATCCCAGACGGCACACCAAATGGAGATGTCAACCATGAGCCTCAGTCCTCAGGGATCACTGTGGTCTCCCAGGAGGCCGCTCAGGTGCTGGAGTCTGCAGGAGAGGGCCCGCTGG ATGTCAGGCTACGGAAGTTGGCAGAGGAGAAAGATGAACTCTTGGCTCAGATCAGGAAGCTGAAGaatcagctggaggaggagagacagaaacactcaAAGATGGACAGTGCATACACAGACGGGGAGAAGATGGAGAACGGTACAGACCTACACTTTATTGAGATGCAGA GAGATGCCAACAGACAGATTAGTGAATACAAATTCAAGCTTTCCAAGGCAGAGCAGGAAATGGGTACAATGGAACAAAAT atTGCCAGACTTGAAGGGCAAGTGTCCAGGTACAAGGCATCAGCAGACAACTCAGAGAAAGTAGAAGATGAACTTAAGGCAGAAAAACGGAAACTTCAAAGAGAG CTGCGCACAGCTCTAGATAAGATAGAGGAGATGGAGATGACCAACAACCACCTAGTAAAGCGCCTCGAGAAGATGAAGGCCAACAGGAACGCCCTTCTGTCACAGCAGTGA
- the lrrfip2 gene encoding leucine-rich repeat flightless-interacting protein 2 isoform X23 — protein sequence MGTQGSGRKRAPLKDRFSAEDEALSSIAREAEARLAAKRAARAEARDIRMRELERQQKELSYRSSSGSNRKWGQIHQWMADTEKARSSSSSRSSSHHRRGLDDDVMSVRSYRSTSSAMRDLGSRSSSRRKDALDGLSTSSTLKTSRSTTGLYHDQRNYTSLTKTKAPPLPSTSTYQPRSSSDDDTVSSVSQERFSRGRRDSASSDFSDISESAADYFSRSNRRGSIVSDLDDLSIPDLDALDEKCDKQYSDYSRPSSRCATPGLSAATLATLGGTSSRRGSADTGSIYEPDTSLSELRDIYELKDQIQDVEGRYMQGLKELKESLAEVEEKYKKAMVSNAQLDNDKGNLIYQVDTLKDVIEEMEEQMAEMKRELEEKSKELERQKHTCTVLQHKQEELKEGIRQRDELIEESQRMQTKLDDLTREVFDLQETINWKDKKIGALERQKEYFDCIRNERDELRDELADIKGKAKAVETHGLVIIPDGTPNGDVNHEPQSSGITVVSQEAAQVLESAGEGPLDVRLRKLAEEKDELLAQIRKLKNQLEEERQKHSKMDSAYTDGEKMENGTDLHFIEMQRDANRQISEYKFKLSKAEQEMGTMEQNIARLEGQVSRYKASADNSEKVEDELKAEKRKLQRELRTALDKIEEMEMTNNHLVKRLEKMKANRNALLSQQ from the exons GCAGAGGCGAGGCTGGCAGCGAAGAGGGCGGCTCGAGCAGAGGCCAGGGATATTCGAATGAGGGAACTTGAACGGCAGCAGAAAGAG CTTTCTTACCGCTCATCCAGTGGTAGCAACAGAAAATGGGGTCAGATCCACCAGTGGATG GCTGATACAGAAAAGGCCAGATCCTCTAGTAGTAGTAGATCTAGCAGCCATCATCGCCGG GGGCTGGATGATGATGTCATGTCAGTCCGCAGCTACAGG tcaaCCTCATCAGCAATGCGTGACTTGGGGAGTCGATCCAGTTCCCGTAGAAAAGATGCCTTG GATGGCCTCTCCACTAGCTCCACCCTCAAGACTTCCCGATCCACT ACTGGACTGTACCATGATCAAAGGAACTACACCAGCCTAACGAAGACCAAAGCACCGCCTCTTCCTTCCACTTCCACCTATCAGCCTCGG TCTTCCTCAGATGATGACACTGTCAGCAGCGTGTCCCAGGAGCGCTTCAGCAGAGGCCGCAGGGATAGTGCG TCGTCTGACTTCTCGGACATTAGCGAGTCGGCTGCTGATTATTTCAGCCGCTCCAACCGAAGAGGCAGTATTGTGTCTGACCTTGATGATTTGAGCATTCCAGATCTGGACGCT ctGGATGAAAAATGTGACAAGCAGTATTCAGATTATAGTCGG CCATCTTCCCGCTGTGCCACCCCAGGCCTCTCAGCAGCCACATTGGCAACACTGGGTGGCACCTCATCACGACGGGGCAGCGCAGACACTGGTAGCATCTATGAGCCCGACACCAGCCTGAGTGAACTTAGG GATATCTATGAACTAAAGGACCAGATTCAGGATGTAGAAGGGCGATACATGCAAGGGCTTAAAGAGCTGAAG GAGTCACTtgcagaggtggaggagaagtATAAGAAAGCCATGGTGTCGAACGCACAGCTGGACAATGACAAAGGCAACCTCATCTATCAAGTGGACACACTAAAGGATGTCATAGAGGAGATGGAGGAACAAATGGCTGAGATGAAGAGGGAGCTGGAAGAAAAGTCAAAG GAACTAGAAAGACAAAAGCACACATGTACAGTCCTGCAGCATAAACAAGAAGAACTGAAAGAGGGAATCCGCCAGAGAGATGAGCTTATAGAG GAGAGCCAGCGAATGCAGACTAAGTTAGATGACCTCACCAGAGAGGTGTTTGACCTGCAGGAAACGATAAACTGGAAGGACAAAAAGATTGGG GCCctagagagacagaaagagtacTTTGATTGCATTAGGAATGAGAGGGATGAGCTCAGAGATGAGCTCGCTGACATCAAGGGGAAGGCCAAAGCAGTAGAG ACACATGGGCTCGTCATCATCCCAGACGGCACACCAAATGGAGATGTCAACCATGAGCCTCAGTCCTCAGGGATCACTGTGGTCTCCCAGGAGGCCGCTCAGGTGCTGGAGTCTGCAGGAGAGGGCCCGCTGG ATGTCAGGCTACGGAAGTTGGCAGAGGAGAAAGATGAACTCTTGGCTCAGATCAGGAAGCTGAAGaatcagctggaggaggagagacagaaacactcaAAGATGGACAGTGCATACACAGACGGGGAGAAGATGGAGAACGGTACAGACCTACACTTTATTGAGATGCAGA GAGATGCCAACAGACAGATTAGTGAATACAAATTCAAGCTTTCCAAGGCAGAGCAGGAAATGGGTACAATGGAACAAAAT atTGCCAGACTTGAAGGGCAAGTGTCCAGGTACAAGGCATCAGCAGACAACTCAGAGAAAGTAGAAGATGAACTTAAGGCAGAAAAACGGAAACTTCAAAGAGAG CTGCGCACAGCTCTAGATAAGATAGAGGAGATGGAGATGACCAACAACCACCTAGTAAAGCGCCTCGAGAAGATGAAGGCCAACAGGAACGCCCTTCTGTCACAGCAGTGA
- the lrrfip2 gene encoding leucine-rich repeat flightless-interacting protein 2 isoform X4, which yields MGTQGSGRKRAPLKDRFSAEDEALSSIAREAEARLAAKRAARAEARDIRMRELERQQKEADTEKARSSSSSRSSSHHRRGLDDDVMSVRSYRSTSSAMRDLGSRSSSRRKDALDGLSTSSTLKTSRSTSSVYNDLHGYKKASSSKKDLLTGLYHDQRNYTSLTKTKAPPLPSTSTYQPRATTSSSSTTGTGLSRSYSMASIYDDNGLYGSGYSSRAPSEYSWYSSGASSTRSSPVSSSDDDTVSSVSQERFSRGRRDSASSDFSDISESAADYFSRSNRRGSIVSDLDDLSIPDLDALDEKCDKQYSDYSRPSSRCATPGLSAATLATLGGTSSRRGSADTGSIYEPDTSLSELRDIYELKDQIQDVEGRYMQGLKELKESLAEVEEKYKKAMVSNAQLDNDKGNLIYQVDTLKDVIEEMEEQMAEMKRELEEKSKELERQKHTCTVLQHKQEELKEGIRQRDELIEESQRMQTKLDDLTREVFDLQETINWKDKKIGALERQKEYFDCIRNERDELRDELADIKGKAKAVETHGLVIIPDGTPNGDVNHEPQSSGITVVSQEAAQVLESAGEGPLDVRLRKLAEEKDELLAQIRKLKNQLEEERQKHSKMDSAYTDGEKMENGTDLHFIEMQRDANRQISEYKFKLSKAEQEMGTMEQNIARLEGQVSRYKASADNSEKVEDELKAEKRKLQRELRTALDKIEEMEMTNNHLVKRLEKMKANRNALLSQQ from the exons GCAGAGGCGAGGCTGGCAGCGAAGAGGGCGGCTCGAGCAGAGGCCAGGGATATTCGAATGAGGGAACTTGAACGGCAGCAGAAAGAG GCTGATACAGAAAAGGCCAGATCCTCTAGTAGTAGTAGATCTAGCAGCCATCATCGCCGG GGGCTGGATGATGATGTCATGTCAGTCCGCAGCTACAGG tcaaCCTCATCAGCAATGCGTGACTTGGGGAGTCGATCCAGTTCCCGTAGAAAAGATGCCTTG GATGGCCTCTCCACTAGCTCCACCCTCAAGACTTCCCGATCCACT AGTTCTGTGTACAATGACCTGCATGGCTATAAAAAGGCCAGCTCCTCGAAGAAGGACCTGCTG ACTGGACTGTACCATGATCAAAGGAACTACACCAGCCTAACGAAGACCAAAGCACCGCCTCTTCCTTCCACTTCCACCTATCAGCCTCGG GCCACCACTTCTTCGTCCTCCACCACTGGCACGGGGCTATCTCGCAGCTACAGCATG GCCTCTATTTACGATGACAACGGTCTTTATGGCTCGGGGTACAGTTCAAGAGCT CCCTCTGAATACAGCTGGTACTCCTCAGGAGCCAGCTCCACCCGCAGCAGCCCTGTG TCTTCCTCAGATGATGACACTGTCAGCAGCGTGTCCCAGGAGCGCTTCAGCAGAGGCCGCAGGGATAGTGCG TCGTCTGACTTCTCGGACATTAGCGAGTCGGCTGCTGATTATTTCAGCCGCTCCAACCGAAGAGGCAGTATTGTGTCTGACCTTGATGATTTGAGCATTCCAGATCTGGACGCT ctGGATGAAAAATGTGACAAGCAGTATTCAGATTATAGTCGG CCATCTTCCCGCTGTGCCACCCCAGGCCTCTCAGCAGCCACATTGGCAACACTGGGTGGCACCTCATCACGACGGGGCAGCGCAGACACTGGTAGCATCTATGAGCCCGACACCAGCCTGAGTGAACTTAGG GATATCTATGAACTAAAGGACCAGATTCAGGATGTAGAAGGGCGATACATGCAAGGGCTTAAAGAGCTGAAG GAGTCACTtgcagaggtggaggagaagtATAAGAAAGCCATGGTGTCGAACGCACAGCTGGACAATGACAAAGGCAACCTCATCTATCAAGTGGACACACTAAAGGATGTCATAGAGGAGATGGAGGAACAAATGGCTGAGATGAAGAGGGAGCTGGAAGAAAAGTCAAAG GAACTAGAAAGACAAAAGCACACATGTACAGTCCTGCAGCATAAACAAGAAGAACTGAAAGAGGGAATCCGCCAGAGAGATGAGCTTATAGAG GAGAGCCAGCGAATGCAGACTAAGTTAGATGACCTCACCAGAGAGGTGTTTGACCTGCAGGAAACGATAAACTGGAAGGACAAAAAGATTGGG GCCctagagagacagaaagagtacTTTGATTGCATTAGGAATGAGAGGGATGAGCTCAGAGATGAGCTCGCTGACATCAAGGGGAAGGCCAAAGCAGTAGAG ACACATGGGCTCGTCATCATCCCAGACGGCACACCAAATGGAGATGTCAACCATGAGCCTCAGTCCTCAGGGATCACTGTGGTCTCCCAGGAGGCCGCTCAGGTGCTGGAGTCTGCAGGAGAGGGCCCGCTGG ATGTCAGGCTACGGAAGTTGGCAGAGGAGAAAGATGAACTCTTGGCTCAGATCAGGAAGCTGAAGaatcagctggaggaggagagacagaaacactcaAAGATGGACAGTGCATACACAGACGGGGAGAAGATGGAGAACGGTACAGACCTACACTTTATTGAGATGCAGA GAGATGCCAACAGACAGATTAGTGAATACAAATTCAAGCTTTCCAAGGCAGAGCAGGAAATGGGTACAATGGAACAAAAT atTGCCAGACTTGAAGGGCAAGTGTCCAGGTACAAGGCATCAGCAGACAACTCAGAGAAAGTAGAAGATGAACTTAAGGCAGAAAAACGGAAACTTCAAAGAGAG CTGCGCACAGCTCTAGATAAGATAGAGGAGATGGAGATGACCAACAACCACCTAGTAAAGCGCCTCGAGAAGATGAAGGCCAACAGGAACGCCCTTCTGTCACAGCAGTGA